A single genomic interval of Natronolimnobius sp. AArcel1 harbors:
- a CDS encoding YkgJ family cysteine cluster protein, with protein MEVNCEGCAGCCMDWRPLLAEAGDDESANKRRAAPLRDDATRAPLDGDTNFVPLTRDEVRAFLEAGMADALTPRFWRAADEHEAVEIDGYEIASVADRPVFFVGLRKPPKPVAPFDLEAESWLPACVFLNPTTLQCRIHDSDLLPDECSAYPAHNIALEQETECERVEAAFGGDRLVDDSVPEDLDGLLLGSQALGEKLFCHPEPEKLEGVIERTASGELTREDRADCLAIAAASSAGTMAISEYHYEWGREQALEESDSWVTGVLEEWESRHENSTTVPAAAVADAVETDRGAPETPGWDSLE; from the coding sequence ATGGAGGTCAACTGCGAGGGCTGTGCAGGCTGTTGTATGGACTGGCGACCGCTGCTCGCAGAGGCTGGCGACGACGAGAGCGCCAACAAGCGACGCGCTGCGCCACTGCGCGACGACGCTACTCGAGCGCCCCTTGATGGCGACACCAACTTCGTTCCGCTCACCCGCGACGAGGTCCGTGCGTTTCTCGAGGCCGGGATGGCCGACGCCCTGACGCCGCGGTTCTGGCGGGCTGCAGACGAGCATGAAGCCGTCGAAATCGACGGCTATGAGATTGCCTCCGTCGCCGACCGGCCAGTCTTTTTCGTCGGCCTCCGAAAGCCACCGAAGCCGGTCGCACCCTTCGATCTCGAGGCCGAATCCTGGCTGCCAGCCTGCGTCTTTCTCAATCCGACGACGCTGCAGTGTCGCATCCACGACAGCGACCTGCTTCCCGACGAGTGTAGCGCGTACCCAGCGCACAATATCGCCCTCGAGCAGGAAACCGAATGCGAACGCGTCGAGGCGGCATTTGGCGGCGACCGACTCGTCGATGACTCCGTTCCCGAGGATCTCGATGGCCTCCTGCTTGGCTCGCAGGCCCTCGGCGAGAAACTGTTCTGCCATCCGGAGCCCGAAAAACTCGAGGGCGTCATCGAACGCACCGCGAGCGGCGAGCTAACCCGCGAGGACCGCGCCGACTGTCTCGCCATCGCCGCGGCCTCGAGCGCCGGTACGATGGCGATTTCAGAGTACCACTACGAGTGGGGCAGAGAGCAGGCACTCGAGGAGAGCGATTCGTGGGTTACGGGAGTGCTCGAGGAGTGGGAGTCGCGCCACGAAAATTCGACAACTGTGCCAGCGGCGGCCGTCGCCGATGCCGTCGAAACGGATCGTGGTGCACCCGAAACGCCGGGCTGGGATTCGCTCGAGTAG
- a CDS encoding alpha/beta hydrolase, giving the protein MQANEIDPQATDAMERQGRFSLPHSRYGLKLLRLLSRASMWFQNRTVPSVGATVDRTIPGPAGDIDARLYLPKTTGPFPTIVFFHGGGFVLGSIATHDWLCRHLTRESGCAVLSVDYRLAPEHPFPAAVDDAYTALEWAASNPGAVAGNGHVAVAGDSAGGTLAAVTALMAAERDGPEIDYQALVYPAIGVEEGQPSVEEHAGLVLEKEDMRWFEACYYGNEIHRRNPYADPSNACDLSGVAPATVVTAGFDPLRDGGRAYAEQLVQDGVATRYENYEAMVHGFITMREVDRAREAIADIAGDLADALESN; this is encoded by the coding sequence ATGCAGGCCAACGAGATCGATCCGCAGGCTACGGACGCAATGGAGCGCCAGGGGCGGTTCTCGCTGCCTCACAGCCGCTACGGACTGAAACTGCTCCGGCTGCTCAGCCGGGCGTCAATGTGGTTTCAGAATCGAACTGTTCCGAGCGTTGGCGCAACTGTCGACCGGACGATTCCCGGTCCCGCGGGCGACATCGACGCTCGGCTCTACCTTCCCAAGACGACCGGCCCGTTCCCGACGATTGTCTTCTTCCACGGTGGTGGGTTCGTGCTGGGGAGTATTGCGACGCACGACTGGCTCTGCCGGCATCTCACCCGAGAGAGCGGCTGTGCCGTCCTCTCCGTCGACTACCGACTCGCTCCCGAACACCCCTTCCCCGCGGCGGTCGACGACGCCTACACTGCTCTCGAGTGGGCGGCGTCGAACCCCGGTGCAGTCGCCGGGAACGGGCACGTCGCGGTCGCAGGCGACTCTGCCGGTGGGACGCTCGCCGCTGTGACCGCACTGATGGCTGCCGAACGCGACGGCCCCGAGATCGACTATCAGGCGCTGGTGTACCCCGCAATCGGTGTCGAGGAGGGCCAGCCCTCGGTCGAGGAACACGCAGGACTCGTCCTCGAGAAGGAGGATATGCGCTGGTTTGAGGCGTGTTACTACGGCAACGAGATCCATCGTCGCAATCCCTACGCTGATCCGTCCAACGCCTGCGATCTGTCCGGTGTCGCGCCAGCGACTGTCGTCACCGCGGGCTTCGATCCGCTTCGCGACGGTGGCCGGGCCTACGCCGAACAGCTCGTTCAGGACGGTGTCGCCACGCGCTATGAGAACTACGAGGCCATGGTTCACGGCTTCATCACGATGCGCGAGGTTGACCGCGCCCGCGAAGCCATCGCGGATATTGCTGGCGACCTCGCGGACGCACTCGAGTCCAACTAA
- a CDS encoding DUF5786 family protein: MSMGAYDEDEHERREAQSSRVDADFDDERTIYHGEVEYDSGESTEDLLSQFEQIKSK, translated from the coding sequence ATGTCAATGGGTGCCTATGACGAAGATGAACACGAGCGACGGGAAGCCCAATCCTCGAGAGTGGATGCCGATTTCGACGACGAGCGGACGATCTATCACGGTGAGGTGGAGTACGATTCCGGTGAGTCGACCGAGGATCTGTTGAGTCAGTTCGAACAGATCAAATCCAAATAG
- a CDS encoding DUF5784 family protein, with product MAQPLRFRYSPETWSEQRVRQDILQPLRSNIGARAVTPTYEIGAHWTTHRFEMQNGDLALFAHDDSEAYWMGNTETPSSLWRTDKHGWDEIPYHVSRWAQRELLETLHEDDPWLADYPHISWFFLPVFMSKDGRESTRAFFRQHAAGFPDAGRRETTQYFEEFLATGALDEYRHTMSGKLGTSNHVDRVRMSATMGEFIAAKILTDADYEVVPEIEVTTGHSLDYRAKDDETNTLVEVTRPQPPMNRAAEGPVAAVRDTAETKANGQLANHGGGAVLFVDCSSFRDDSWAAVRGEQPDVRHRPAVVYRARPNGHVEAYRKGSVPLEFGDTLEFVD from the coding sequence GTGGCACAGCCGCTTCGCTTTCGGTACTCGCCCGAGACCTGGAGCGAGCAACGAGTTCGACAGGACATTTTACAGCCGCTCAGGTCGAATATCGGGGCTCGAGCCGTGACGCCGACGTACGAGATTGGCGCACACTGGACGACACACCGTTTCGAGATGCAAAACGGCGACCTTGCACTGTTCGCACACGACGATTCGGAAGCCTACTGGATGGGCAATACGGAAACCCCGTCGTCGTTGTGGCGTACTGACAAACACGGCTGGGACGAAATTCCGTATCACGTCTCCCGCTGGGCCCAGCGAGAACTCCTCGAGACGTTACACGAGGACGATCCGTGGCTTGCCGACTACCCCCACATTTCGTGGTTTTTCCTGCCTGTATTCATGTCCAAGGATGGACGTGAATCGACGCGCGCGTTTTTCCGACAGCACGCCGCTGGCTTTCCGGATGCCGGTCGACGTGAAACGACGCAGTACTTCGAAGAGTTTCTCGCAACCGGTGCGCTCGATGAGTACCGACACACGATGTCGGGGAAACTGGGCACGAGCAACCACGTCGACCGGGTTCGCATGAGCGCAACGATGGGTGAGTTCATCGCCGCGAAGATCCTCACCGACGCCGACTACGAAGTCGTCCCCGAAATCGAGGTGACGACGGGTCACTCACTCGACTATCGTGCGAAAGACGACGAGACGAACACCCTCGTCGAGGTTACCCGGCCACAGCCGCCGATGAACCGCGCCGCCGAGGGTCCGGTTGCCGCCGTCCGCGACACCGCTGAGACGAAAGCCAACGGCCAACTCGCCAACCACGGCGGCGGCGCAGTGTTGTTCGTCGACTGCTCGAGTTTCCGTGATGACTCCTGGGCGGCCGTCCGCGGCGAGCAACCCGACGTGCGCCACCGCCCGGCCGTCGTCTACCGCGCCCGTCCGAACGGCCACGTCGAAGCCTATCGGAAGGGGTCAGTCCCGCTCGAGTTCGGAGACACGCTCGAGTTCGTGGACTGA
- a CDS encoding DUF2795 domain-containing protein — translation MLLNGTGDVIDDYEYPATTEDLIADYGDHTLELPNGSEQVGDVLARLESETFNNPEDARFAVYTAVSEKAIGRVGYSDRDPTPVGSPYAPDAVSF, via the coding sequence ATGCTGCTCAATGGTACCGGCGACGTCATCGACGACTACGAGTATCCTGCAACGACTGAAGATCTGATTGCCGACTACGGCGATCACACGCTCGAACTCCCAAACGGATCGGAACAGGTCGGTGACGTACTCGCACGTCTCGAGTCGGAAACCTTCAACAACCCTGAGGACGCCCGATTTGCGGTCTACACGGCCGTGAGCGAGAAGGCAATTGGCCGCGTCGGCTACAGCGACCGCGATCCGACACCGGTCGGTAGCCCGTACGCTCCCGACGCCGTTTCATTCTAA
- a CDS encoding PHP domain-containing protein translates to MPYADLHVHTTRSDGSLERDEVPAVANKYDVSVVALTDHDRLQPVETPVVEREGVTIINGIELRVEVDEANARAADDGRRGGQRVDLLGYGVEQTSDLEALVERIQSNRIERGQAIVENVEDRLGIELPVTVDDGFGRPHVARAIHAHPETEYDYEGAFDDLIGNDGPCFVPRDIPTFEHGQAVLTDACALVGLAHPLRYPDPEAALALTTDLEAVERWYPYGTDVDHSLVERAREENNLFATGGSDAHGTELGIEGLARAAYQQLPLSTE, encoded by the coding sequence ATGCCGTATGCGGATTTGCACGTGCACACGACCCGTTCGGATGGCAGTCTCGAGCGGGACGAAGTGCCCGCTGTTGCGAACAAGTATGATGTGTCAGTCGTCGCGTTGACGGACCATGACCGGTTGCAGCCGGTCGAAACACCGGTTGTCGAGCGCGAGGGCGTCACGATCATCAACGGAATCGAGCTTCGAGTCGAAGTCGACGAGGCAAACGCTCGAGCGGCGGACGACGGCCGACGCGGTGGGCAACGCGTCGACCTGCTTGGCTACGGCGTCGAGCAGACGAGCGACCTCGAGGCACTCGTCGAGCGCATTCAGTCTAATCGAATCGAACGCGGGCAAGCGATTGTCGAGAACGTCGAGGATCGACTCGGCATCGAGCTCCCGGTCACCGTCGACGACGGCTTTGGCCGCCCACACGTCGCCCGTGCAATCCACGCCCATCCCGAAACCGAGTACGACTACGAGGGCGCGTTTGACGACCTCATCGGCAACGACGGCCCGTGTTTCGTTCCACGGGACATCCCCACGTTCGAACACGGACAGGCGGTACTCACCGACGCCTGTGCCCTTGTCGGCCTCGCACACCCACTTCGCTATCCTGACCCCGAGGCCGCACTCGCACTGACTACCGACCTCGAGGCCGTCGAACGCTGGTACCCCTACGGCACCGATGTTGATCACTCACTTGTCGAGCGCGCACGCGAGGAGAACAACCTCTTTGCAACCGGCGGCAGCGACGCCCACGGAACGGAACTCGGTATTGAGGGCCTTGCTCGAGCGGCCTATCAGCAACTGCCACTGTCAACCGAATAA
- a CDS encoding DUF6757 family protein → MNCHYCDREAAFAAESDGLKVGLCEDHFRERLQELAEADGLETLKEQVDVDRAE, encoded by the coding sequence ATGAACTGCCACTACTGTGACCGCGAAGCGGCCTTCGCAGCCGAGTCCGACGGCCTCAAAGTCGGACTCTGCGAAGACCACTTCCGGGAACGGTTGCAGGAACTTGCAGAAGCAGATGGGCTCGAAACACTCAAAGAACAGGTCGACGTTGATCGAGCCGAATAA
- a CDS encoding ferredoxin family protein: protein MAIDPQFHENREQVDEHNGHVVWGPVDEPEELGIHGTHVAVDFDICLADGACLEDCPVDVFEWVDTPGHPESEEKADPANEAQCIDCMLCVDVCPVDAIDVDAGRSA, encoded by the coding sequence ATGGCCATAGATCCACAGTTCCACGAGAACCGCGAGCAGGTCGACGAGCACAATGGGCACGTCGTCTGGGGACCCGTCGACGAACCCGAGGAACTGGGCATCCACGGCACCCACGTCGCCGTCGACTTCGACATTTGTCTCGCCGATGGCGCGTGTCTCGAGGATTGCCCAGTCGACGTGTTCGAGTGGGTCGATACCCCGGGACACCCTGAAAGCGAGGAGAAAGCCGACCCGGCTAACGAAGCGCAGTGTATCGATTGCATGCTTTGTGTCGACGTCTGCCCGGTCGATGCGATTGACGTCGACGCCGGCCGGTCAGCGTAA
- the hemB gene encoding porphobilinogen synthase produces the protein MNLTHRPRRLRRDGIRGLVSETTLEPTDLIAPIFVDATTDERIAIESMPGHERVPIDDAVARVEEVLETGVEAVMLFGIPESKDSEGTRAWADDGVVQEATRRITDATDAYVITDACLCEYTDHGHCGPLEEELRGNESHEHDADCAHDPTLTVDNDATLEALERIAVSHAEAGADMIAPSGMMDGMVGAIRDGLDEAGYEDVPIMSYAAKYESAFYGPFRDAADGAPSFGNRRHYQMDPANAREAMREVRLDAEQGADVMMVKPALPYLDIISAVRREFDHPVAAYNVSGEYAMLHAAAEKGWLDLEDVALESLLSIKRAGADLILTYFAEDVAREL, from the coding sequence ATGAACCTCACACATCGCCCCCGACGACTGCGACGGGATGGCATTCGCGGCCTCGTCAGTGAGACGACCCTCGAGCCCACTGACCTCATCGCCCCCATCTTCGTCGACGCGACGACCGACGAACGCATCGCCATCGAGTCGATGCCCGGCCACGAGCGCGTCCCAATCGACGACGCCGTCGCTCGCGTCGAGGAAGTTCTCGAGACGGGCGTCGAAGCCGTCATGCTCTTTGGCATTCCCGAATCCAAAGATTCCGAGGGGACCCGTGCCTGGGCCGACGACGGCGTAGTACAGGAAGCAACACGCCGCATTACGGACGCCACCGACGCCTACGTCATCACCGACGCCTGTCTCTGTGAGTACACCGACCACGGCCACTGCGGCCCGCTCGAGGAGGAACTTCGCGGCAACGAGAGCCACGAACACGACGCGGACTGTGCGCACGATCCAACGCTGACTGTCGACAACGACGCGACGCTCGAGGCGCTCGAGCGCATTGCCGTCTCCCACGCAGAGGCGGGCGCGGATATGATCGCACCGAGTGGCATGATGGACGGCATGGTCGGGGCGATTCGTGACGGACTCGACGAGGCAGGCTATGAAGACGTCCCGATCATGAGCTACGCGGCGAAGTACGAGAGCGCCTTCTACGGGCCGTTCCGCGACGCAGCAGACGGCGCGCCCTCCTTCGGGAACCGGCGACACTACCAGATGGATCCCGCGAACGCACGCGAGGCCATGCGCGAGGTTCGCCTCGACGCCGAACAGGGCGCGGACGTGATGATGGTCAAGCCCGCCCTGCCCTACCTCGACATCATCAGCGCTGTCCGCCGAGAGTTCGACCACCCCGTCGCCGCCTACAACGTCTCCGGCGAGTACGCCATGCTCCACGCCGCCGCCGAGAAGGGCTGGCTTGATCTCGAAGACGTGGCCCTCGAGTCGCTGCTCTCGATCAAACGCGCGGGTGCGGATCTGATTCTAACGTACTTCGCGGAAGACGTTGCGCGCGAGTTGTAA
- a CDS encoding ammonium transporter produces MIELLEPVALQTEGDLESLATGMNLMWALTVTFLIFFMHAGFAMLEAGQVRSKNVANQLTKNMLTWAIGIFAFFVIGMGLSNNVGSMLGGGESGPLTMFGEGSFDWAMWLFSAVFAMTAATIVSGAVAGRAKLRAYVAYTFLLAALIYPVVAALVWYAPGGEPILAQFGFADFAGGMVVHGVGGVAGLTAAWILGARMDKYNDDGSVNIIPGHSMTFAVLGTLILCFGWFGFNVGTAATVIDPATLELADFDYVGSVAMVTALGMGLGALGASTVSLVMNGKVDTLYVANGMLAGLVGVTGPTDLITPMGAIAIGFLAGAQLPIVFKFVEQKLKIDDVCAVFPVHGSAGMLGLIIYPLWSIEGTAIGGGVIAGGIFSIEASAFVPQIVGVAVITIWTVAATSAVWGAFKAIGQARVTTDHERDGLDLSEHGVDTYPEFGKPDVATDGGMTTDDDAEDRIIRADGGERIEDESRSSSVLRTDGGEPNDGELKMVTAIIRPDRLGAVKKSLAETGAPSLTVTNVSGRGSQPAKKGQWRGEEYTVDLHQKVKIECVVADIPAEEVVEAIGEAANTGEPGDGKIFVLPVDGAYQVRTGNTGQDAV; encoded by the coding sequence ATGATCGAACTTCTCGAGCCGGTCGCCCTGCAGACGGAAGGCGACCTCGAGTCGCTTGCAACCGGGATGAACCTGATGTGGGCGCTGACGGTCACGTTCCTCATCTTCTTCATGCACGCCGGCTTCGCGATGCTCGAGGCGGGTCAGGTTCGTTCGAAGAACGTCGCGAACCAGTTGACGAAGAACATGCTAACCTGGGCAATCGGTATCTTCGCGTTCTTCGTGATCGGGATGGGGCTCTCGAACAACGTCGGCTCGATGCTCGGTGGCGGTGAATCGGGCCCACTAACGATGTTCGGCGAAGGCTCGTTCGACTGGGCGATGTGGCTGTTCAGCGCGGTGTTCGCGATGACGGCTGCAACGATTGTCTCCGGTGCTGTCGCCGGCCGCGCAAAACTCCGCGCGTACGTGGCCTACACCTTCCTGCTTGCAGCACTGATCTACCCAGTCGTCGCGGCGCTGGTCTGGTACGCCCCTGGTGGCGAACCGATCCTCGCACAGTTCGGCTTCGCTGACTTCGCAGGCGGCATGGTCGTCCACGGTGTCGGCGGCGTCGCCGGCCTCACCGCAGCGTGGATCCTCGGCGCTCGCATGGACAAGTACAACGACGACGGCAGCGTCAACATTATCCCCGGTCACTCGATGACGTTCGCCGTTCTTGGCACCTTGATCCTCTGTTTCGGTTGGTTCGGCTTCAACGTCGGCACCGCCGCAACAGTCATCGACCCCGCAACGCTCGAGTTGGCTGACTTCGATTACGTCGGCAGCGTCGCCATGGTCACCGCACTCGGCATGGGTCTTGGCGCACTCGGTGCCTCGACCGTCTCGCTCGTGATGAACGGCAAGGTCGACACGCTCTACGTCGCAAACGGCATGCTCGCCGGCCTCGTCGGCGTCACCGGTCCGACGGACCTCATCACGCCGATGGGCGCAATCGCGATTGGTTTCCTCGCTGGCGCACAGCTCCCGATTGTGTTCAAATTCGTCGAGCAGAAACTCAAGATCGACGACGTCTGTGCAGTCTTCCCGGTCCACGGTTCCGCCGGGATGCTCGGCCTGATCATCTACCCGCTGTGGTCCATCGAGGGCACGGCAATCGGCGGTGGCGTCATCGCCGGCGGCATCTTCTCGATTGAAGCAAGCGCGTTCGTCCCACAGATCGTCGGCGTCGCCGTCATCACGATCTGGACGGTCGCCGCAACCTCAGCCGTCTGGGGCGCGTTCAAAGCCATCGGCCAGGCACGCGTCACTACCGATCACGAACGTGACGGACTCGACCTCTCCGAGCACGGCGTCGACACCTACCCCGAATTCGGCAAACCTGACGTCGCCACCGACGGCGGCATGACAACTGACGACGATGCAGAAGATCGCATCATCCGCGCGGACGGCGGTGAGCGAATCGAGGACGAATCGCGATCCTCGTCAGTGCTTCGCACTGACGGTGGTGAGCCAAACGACGGCGAACTCAAGATGGTCACCGCGATCATCCGTCCCGATCGCCTCGGCGCAGTAAAAAAGAGCCTTGCAGAGACTGGCGCACCATCGTTGACCGTCACCAACGTCTCCGGTCGCGGCTCCCAGCCCGCAAAGAAGGGCCAGTGGCGCGGCGAGGAGTACACCGTCGACCTCCACCAGAAGGTCAAAATCGAGTGTGTCGTCGCCGACATCCCAGCGGAGGAAGTCGTCGAAGCAATCGGTGAGGCTGCAAACACCGGCGAACCCGGCGACGGCAAGATCTTCGTGCTCCCTGTTGACGGTGCCTACCAGGTCCGTACCGGTAACACCGGGCAGGACGCGGTCTAA
- a CDS encoding glutamate-1-semialdehyde 2,1-aminomutase, with the protein MNDDNSRELYDRALSVMPGGVNSAVRAAIEPYPFFVQKGDGGHVIDADGNRYIDWVMGLGPLMLGHDLPQPVQSRIQQKASEGPMYGTPTEIEVDMAEFVVRHVPSVEKIRFVNSGTEATVSAVRLARGYTGRNKIVINQGGYHGAQESTLVEGDAENPAPSSAGIPQSFSEHTLPVPFNDEEAVREVFEEHGDDIAAVMTEPILGNYGIVHPNDGYHDFLREITEEHGSLLIFDEVITGFRVGGLGCAQSEFDITPDLTTFGKIIGGGFPVGAIGGKAELIEQFAPAGPVFQAGTFSGHPVTMAAGLETLKFAAENNVYEHIDGLGDRLREGLSDIVADQAPEYTVAGTAGMFKVIFTRDGTPPQNAADVKNAETDRWRRVFWGQMKEQGIFLSQNQFECQFVSYNHTDEDVERTLEAYKEAL; encoded by the coding sequence ATGAACGACGACAACTCACGCGAACTGTACGACCGAGCGCTGTCTGTCATGCCCGGCGGCGTCAACTCGGCCGTTCGAGCGGCAATCGAACCCTACCCCTTCTTCGTGCAGAAAGGCGACGGCGGTCACGTCATCGATGCGGACGGCAACCGTTACATCGACTGGGTGATGGGTCTTGGCCCGCTGATGCTGGGTCACGATCTGCCACAGCCAGTCCAGTCGCGCATTCAGCAGAAAGCGAGCGAAGGGCCGATGTACGGGACACCGACCGAAATTGAGGTCGATATGGCAGAGTTCGTCGTCCGCCACGTCCCAAGCGTCGAGAAGATCCGATTCGTCAATTCGGGCACCGAAGCGACCGTCTCCGCCGTGCGCCTCGCACGCGGCTACACCGGCCGGAACAAGATCGTCATCAACCAGGGCGGCTACCACGGCGCACAGGAATCGACGCTGGTCGAAGGCGATGCCGAAAACCCTGCACCGTCTTCGGCAGGCATCCCGCAGTCGTTCTCCGAACATACCCTCCCGGTGCCCTTTAACGACGAAGAAGCCGTCCGCGAGGTCTTCGAGGAACACGGCGACGACATTGCCGCGGTCATGACCGAACCGATTCTCGGCAACTACGGGATCGTCCACCCGAACGACGGCTATCACGACTTTTTGCGGGAGATCACCGAAGAACACGGCTCCCTGCTGATCTTCGACGAAGTGATCACCGGCTTCCGCGTCGGCGGCCTCGGCTGCGCTCAGAGCGAGTTCGACATTACCCCCGACCTCACCACATTCGGCAAGATCATCGGCGGCGGCTTCCCCGTCGGCGCAATCGGCGGCAAAGCGGAACTCATCGAGCAGTTCGCCCCTGCCGGTCCCGTCTTCCAAGCTGGAACCTTCTCCGGCCACCCCGTCACGATGGCCGCCGGCCTCGAGACGCTCAAATTCGCTGCGGAGAACAATGTCTACGAGCATATTGACGGCCTCGGCGACCGCCTGCGCGAGGGACTTTCCGATATCGTCGCGGATCAGGCACCGGAGTACACCGTCGCTGGCACTGCGGGCATGTTCAAAGTGATCTTCACCCGCGACGGCACGCCACCGCAGAACGCCGCCGACGTGAAAAACGCCGAAACTGACCGCTGGCGACGCGTCTTCTGGGGCCAGATGAAAGAGCAGGGCATCTTCCTCTCACAGAACCAGTTTGAGTGCCAGTTCGTCAGCTACAACCACACCGACGAAGACGTCGAGCGAACGCTCGAGGCGTACAAGGAAGCGCTCTGA
- a CDS encoding group 1 truncated hemoglobin, whose amino-acid sequence MTETLYERLGGEDAIAAVVDDFYDRVLADEQVAYYFEDTNMQKQRAHQTQFISSVTGGPVEYTGTEMDAAHEGMGINAAEFGAIATHLEETLAEYDVPEGDREAVLEEIAGYRDVIVTASE is encoded by the coding sequence ATGACAGAAACTCTCTACGAGCGACTCGGCGGCGAAGACGCTATCGCAGCCGTCGTGGATGACTTCTACGACCGCGTCCTCGCAGATGAACAGGTCGCCTACTACTTCGAAGACACCAACATGCAGAAACAGCGGGCCCACCAGACCCAGTTCATCAGCTCTGTTACCGGCGGCCCCGTCGAGTACACCGGTACAGAGATGGACGCCGCCCACGAGGGCATGGGAATCAACGCAGCGGAGTTCGGCGCAATTGCGACACATCTCGAGGAGACGCTTGCCGAGTACGACGTGCCCGAAGGTGATCGGGAGGCTGTGCTCGAGGAGATTGCGGGCTACCGCGACGTGATCGTGACAGCGTCGGAGTGA
- the hemC gene encoding hydroxymethylbilane synthase: MRTRGTLRLATRGSDLARRQAGLVKEALENRRYEVELVTVETTGDEIQDELIHRLGKTGAFVRELDERVLEGDLDGAIHSMKDMPTEQPDTLVTAAVPERGQPNDLLITPEGTALEDLPEGALVGTSSLRRRAQLLSERPDLEVEPLRGNVDTRVEKLLAPALQAEHEARTEADKERKGNTGDEDFEPEYDQTVDEWFDALSELKKQALGREVETEYDAIVLAAAGLERSGLAHYVEYQELPTGTFVPAPGQGALAVTALDGETAQELQGVLDHPRTRVETTVERSVLAELGGGCIAPVGIYAVVQGEYVSTTVTVFDRDGEESIATSRDLPVERHADAAREFARDLAERGAEELIKRAQRDADDADTAVSEEDKPAGK, translated from the coding sequence ATGAGAACACGCGGGACATTACGACTGGCGACGCGAGGCTCAGATCTCGCTCGGCGCCAAGCCGGCCTCGTCAAAGAGGCCCTCGAGAACCGCCGGTACGAGGTCGAACTCGTAACCGTCGAGACGACGGGCGACGAAATTCAGGACGAACTCATCCACCGCTTGGGGAAGACGGGGGCGTTCGTCCGCGAACTCGACGAGCGCGTCCTCGAGGGCGACCTCGACGGCGCAATTCACTCGATGAAAGACATGCCAACCGAACAGCCCGACACCCTCGTGACGGCTGCCGTTCCCGAGCGCGGCCAGCCAAACGACCTCCTCATCACACCCGAGGGGACGGCACTCGAGGACCTGCCGGAGGGCGCGCTCGTCGGCACCTCGAGTCTGCGCCGGCGCGCGCAACTGCTCTCTGAGCGGCCGGATCTCGAGGTCGAACCGCTGCGAGGGAACGTCGATACGCGCGTCGAGAAACTGCTCGCGCCCGCGCTGCAAGCGGAACACGAAGCGCGAACGGAAGCCGACAAAGAGCGCAAGGGCAATACCGGAGACGAGGACTTCGAGCCCGAATACGACCAAACGGTCGATGAGTGGTTCGACGCGCTTTCGGAACTCAAGAAGCAGGCACTCGGACGTGAGGTCGAAACCGAATACGACGCGATTGTCCTCGCCGCGGCCGGCCTCGAGCGCAGCGGCCTTGCTCACTACGTCGAGTACCAGGAGCTTCCAACCGGGACGTTCGTCCCTGCACCGGGCCAGGGCGCACTCGCGGTGACTGCACTCGACGGCGAGACAGCACAAGAGCTACAGGGCGTACTCGATCATCCGCGAACCCGGGTCGAGACGACCGTCGAACGAAGCGTGCTCGCCGAACTTGGCGGCGGCTGTATCGCCCCAGTCGGGATCTACGCCGTCGTCCAGGGCGAGTACGTCAGTACGACGGTGACCGTCTTCGATCGCGACGGCGAGGAATCAATCGCGACCAGTCGTGACCTCCCGGTCGAACGCCACGCCGACGCCGCTCGCGAGTTCGCCCGTGATCTTGCCGAGCGAGGCGCGGAAGAATTGATCAAACGTGCACAACGCGACGCTGACGACGCGGATACTGCCGTCTCCGAGGAAGATAAGCCAGCTGGCAAGTAG